GGCTAGATTATTCCGAATACGGAGGTGCGCCTCTTTTAGGGGTTGACGGCGTAATCATTATCGGCCATGGACGTTCTAGCGCAAATGCGATTAAAAACGCCATCAGGGTAGCTAAGGAAGAAGTTGAGAATAAGGTAAACGAAAAGATTGTTGATCGAATCAGGCATTCCAGGAGCGTTAATGACTAGGGTAGGGATTATTGGAGTGGGAGATTATCTCCCGAAAAGGATCTTAAATAATAGCCATCTGGAGAAAATGGTTAATACTTCAGATGAATGGATTTTTACTCGCACTGGAATAAAGGAAAGAAGAATTGCTAGAAAAAATGAGTCTACGTCAGATATGGCTGTTGTTGCTGCTCGGCGTGCCTTAAGAAATGCCCACCTGAAAGCTCAAGACGTGGATCTAATTATTGTAGCCACTATAACGGGCGATATGCATTTTCCTTCAACAGCCTGTTTGGTTCAAAATGCCCTGGGTGCTTTTAATGCAGCATGTTTTGATATAAACGCAGCCTGTCCTGGGTTTGTTTATGCACTTGTTAATGCCCAGGCATTTATCAAAAGTGGGATTTATCGTAATGCCTTAATTATCGGCGCAGAAAAATTGACATCTATAACTGATTGGACAGACAGGAATACTTGCATATTGTTTGGTGATGGAGCAGGCGCTGCTGTTTTAGCCCCAGTAAAAAGAGGCGGGATACTTTCAAGTTTCTTAGCAAGTAATGGCGCCTTAGCAGATTTACTATTTCTGCCTGCAGGAGGTTCAAAACTGCCAACGAGCAAACAAACGCTAAAGCAGCGAATGCATTTTATAAAGATGCGCGGAAATGAATTATTTAAATTTGCTGTTAAGTTAATGGTAGATGCTGCAAACTCTGCTTTAAAAAAATGCGGCCTTAATTGTTCTGATGTTACTTATATAATTCCGCATCAGGCAAATATAAGGATTCTTTTAGCAGTTGCAAGGAAACTGGGACTTCCTAAAGAAAAGATATTCTTGAATCTTCACAAATACGGTAATATGTCAAGCGCTTCCACAGCAGTAGCCCTATCTGAAGTAATTAAAAAGAAGAAACTGAAAAAAGGCGATATTCTTGTTCTCGATGCCTTTGGTGCAGGTCTGGTGTGGGGTGCAGCAGTGATTGAATGGTGAACAGATGAATAAGAAAATCGCTTATATCTTTCCTGGTCAAGGTGCTCAATATCCAGGTATGGGCAAAGATCTATATGAGAGCTCTGAAGCTGCTAGGAGGATTTTTGAAAAGGCTGATAATTTACTAGGGTTTTCATTAAGTAATATATGTTTTAACGCTTCCTCAGAAGAGTTGAAGCGCACTGACATATGTCAGCCAGCAATTTTGACAGTAAATATTGCAGCACTTGCGGCCTTGGAAGAACACAATAACAATATTCCTTCAGCGAGTTTTTGCGCTGGGCTAAGCTTAGGAGAGTATGCTGGGCTTGTGGCAGCTGATGTTTTCACATTCGAAGATGCCTTGAAAATAGTCTGTAAACGTGGCCAATTTATGGAAGAGGCAGCAAGTAAGACTAAAGGGGCGATGGCAGCAATAATTGGCCTTGATGAAAAAATAGTGCGCAAGATTACCTCTGATTCTGGCGTCTATATTGCTAATTTGAATTGCCCAGGACAGATTGTAATTTCAGGTGAAGCAGAAAGGCTTAAAAAAGCAGCTCAGAGAGCGAAAGAGGCAGGCGCACTTAAGGTGATAAACTTAGAGGTAAGCGGGGCTTTTCATTCACCGCTTATGAAAGAGGCCTCAGATAAACTTCTTGAGGAACTTTCCCGATATACGATAAATCCAGCGAAAACAGATATTGTTTTTAATGCTACTGCCCAACCTGCAGATTCTAGTCAGGATATAAAGGACAATCTAGTAAAGCAGGTTGCCTCAAGTGTACTTTGGGAGAATTCAATGCGTTACATTATAAATAATGGTGTATCTTTATTTATTGAACTTGGTCCGGGAAAGGTGCTTAAAGGATTATTAAGGCGTATTGATTCATCTGTGGATGTCCTGAATCTGGCAAAGCAAAAGGATGTAGAAGAAGTTGTATCGCAATTAATGGCTGTCGTCTAAATATAAGGGGAATGGATTATGAGATTAAAAGGCAAGCTTGCTTTGGTTACTGGCGCCGGCAGAGGTATTGGTAAGGAGATTGCTTCTTGCTTTGTGCGTGAAGGAGCAGATTTGATTATTTGTGATGTGCAACCAGAGTTGGTAGAAGAGGCTGCAAGAGACCTTTCTAAAACAGGCACTAAAGTGGAAGGCCTTGTGAATGATGTTACGGATTCTAAGCAAACTACTGAAATGGTAAACAAAATTCTTGACAAATTCTCCAAGATTGATATATTAGTTAACAACGCAGGTATCACGCGAGATAATCTTATTATTAAAATGACTGAAGACGATTGGGATAAGGTTATCGCCGTGAATTTAAAAGGCGCTTTTAATTGTATAAAAGCCGTTACGCGTTCTTTCTTAAAGCAAAGACACGGAAAGATTATTAATGTTGCTTCAATTATTGGCATAATGGGTAATGCCGGCCAGGCTAATTATGCTGCATCTAAGGCAGGCATCATTGGCCTGACAAAAGCAGTTGCAAGAGAGTTTGGTTCTCGCGGTATCAACGTTAATGCAATTGCTCCTGGATTCATTCAAACAGCTATGACGGATAAATTAAGCAAAGAAGTTCAGGAGAAGATGCTTGCTCAGATTCCGCTAGGCAGATTCGGCAAGCCAAAAGACGTGGCAGATCTGTGTTTGTTCCTGGCGAGTGAAGATTCAAGTTACATTACCGGTCAGGTATTCATTATAGATGGCGGGATGTTTATGCAGTAGGTGTAGGCGAAAATAATTTTTTGGGATTCAAGTTCAAACACATAAAGGAGGAAGGCACATGGCAGTAGGCGAAAAAGTGAAGTCAATCATTGCAGAGCAGTTAGGAGTTAAGGAAGAGGAAGTAACTCCTAAAGCTTCATTTATTGATGATTTAGGAGCAGATTCTTTGGATACAGTAGAATTAGTTATGGCATTAGAGGAAGAATTTGGTATTGAGATACCTGATGAAGACGCAGAGAAGATGTCCACAGTAGGCGAAGCCATAAAATACATCGAAGAAAAAACAGTCAGCAAAAAATAAGTGCAAAAGAGTATTCTTTATAGACGAAAAAAGCCCCGACTAATAATCGGGGCGTCGTATTTTATATACTGCGTTAAATAATTAAAGATTTGATTACGAAAACAATATGAAAAGAAGAGTTGTTGCTACAGGCCTAGG
This window of the Candidatus Omnitrophota bacterium genome carries:
- a CDS encoding ketoacyl-ACP synthase III → MTRVGIIGVGDYLPKRILNNSHLEKMVNTSDEWIFTRTGIKERRIARKNESTSDMAVVAARRALRNAHLKAQDVDLIIVATITGDMHFPSTACLVQNALGAFNAACFDINAACPGFVYALVNAQAFIKSGIYRNALIIGAEKLTSITDWTDRNTCILFGDGAGAAVLAPVKRGGILSSFLASNGALADLLFLPAGGSKLPTSKQTLKQRMHFIKMRGNELFKFAVKLMVDAANSALKKCGLNCSDVTYIIPHQANIRILLAVARKLGLPKEKIFLNLHKYGNMSSASTAVALSEVIKKKKLKKGDILVLDAFGAGLVWGAAVIEW
- the fabD gene encoding ACP S-malonyltransferase; the encoded protein is MNKKIAYIFPGQGAQYPGMGKDLYESSEAARRIFEKADNLLGFSLSNICFNASSEELKRTDICQPAILTVNIAALAALEEHNNNIPSASFCAGLSLGEYAGLVAADVFTFEDALKIVCKRGQFMEEAASKTKGAMAAIIGLDEKIVRKITSDSGVYIANLNCPGQIVISGEAERLKKAAQRAKEAGALKVINLEVSGAFHSPLMKEASDKLLEELSRYTINPAKTDIVFNATAQPADSSQDIKDNLVKQVASSVLWENSMRYIINNGVSLFIELGPGKVLKGLLRRIDSSVDVLNLAKQKDVEEVVSQLMAVV
- the fabG gene encoding 3-oxoacyl-[acyl-carrier-protein] reductase, whose product is MRLKGKLALVTGAGRGIGKEIASCFVREGADLIICDVQPELVEEAARDLSKTGTKVEGLVNDVTDSKQTTEMVNKILDKFSKIDILVNNAGITRDNLIIKMTEDDWDKVIAVNLKGAFNCIKAVTRSFLKQRHGKIINVASIIGIMGNAGQANYAASKAGIIGLTKAVAREFGSRGINVNAIAPGFIQTAMTDKLSKEVQEKMLAQIPLGRFGKPKDVADLCLFLASEDSSYITGQVFIIDGGMFMQ
- the acpP gene encoding acyl carrier protein, with the translated sequence MAVGEKVKSIIAEQLGVKEEEVTPKASFIDDLGADSLDTVELVMALEEEFGIEIPDEDAEKMSTVGEAIKYIEEKTVSKK